In the genome of Gemmatimonadota bacterium, one region contains:
- a CDS encoding 2-dehydropantoate 2-reductase, protein MAAPPTSALFWGAGAIGGTMAAYLARAGHDVTAVDSVAEHVDAINAAGLTITGPIATFTARMPAYTPDTLRGEWQTIVLATKAHHTEAATQALLPHLAPGGCVVSAQNGLNELAISHVVGEARTVGAFVNFGADYIEPGVLLYGGRGTVMIGEAFGEAATRVSPRVLGLRDAWREFDERATATPNIWGYLWGKEAYGAMLFATALTNESIADALAMPRYRPLYIALAREILAVAAARGVTPEAFDGFDPAAYLPTAGAGAAVASLDHLVAHNRKSAKTHSGIWRDLAVRKRPTEVDAQLGIVVTLGAEAGVATPLTAKVVELIHDIEAERRPLSLDTLDTLANALPS, encoded by the coding sequence CACGATGTCACGGCCGTGGACAGTGTGGCCGAGCACGTCGATGCCATCAACGCCGCAGGGCTCACCATCACCGGCCCGATCGCCACCTTCACCGCCCGGATGCCGGCATATACCCCCGACACCCTTCGCGGCGAATGGCAGACCATCGTGCTCGCTACCAAGGCGCACCACACCGAAGCGGCAACCCAGGCACTGCTGCCACATCTTGCTCCGGGCGGCTGCGTGGTGTCGGCGCAGAACGGGCTCAACGAACTCGCCATCAGCCACGTGGTGGGCGAGGCCAGGACCGTGGGCGCATTCGTCAATTTCGGCGCCGACTATATCGAACCCGGTGTCCTCCTCTATGGCGGCCGAGGCACCGTGATGATCGGTGAGGCCTTTGGTGAGGCAGCGACCCGCGTCTCGCCGCGCGTGCTCGGACTCCGTGATGCGTGGCGCGAGTTCGACGAACGCGCCACGGCGACCCCGAACATCTGGGGCTACCTCTGGGGCAAGGAGGCCTATGGTGCGATGCTCTTCGCGACAGCACTCACCAACGAGTCGATCGCCGATGCCCTCGCCATGCCGCGCTATCGCCCGCTCTACATTGCACTCGCACGGGAGATCCTCGCGGTGGCCGCTGCGCGCGGCGTGACGCCGGAGGCGTTCGACGGCTTCGATCCGGCGGCCTACCTCCCCACCGCCGGGGCAGGGGCTGCCGTGGCATCGCTCGATCATCTCGTCGCGCACAATCGCAAATCGGCCAAGACCCACAGCGGTATCTGGCGCGACCTCGCGGTGCGGAAGCGGCCGACGGAAGTTGATGCGCAGCTCGGCATCGTGGTGACACTCGGCGCCGAGGCGGGGGTGGCGACGCCGCTCACGGCGAAGGTGGTGGAGCTGATCCACGACATCGAAGCGGAGCGTCGGCCGCTCTCGCTCGACACCCTCGACACGCTCGCGAACGCGCTCCCCTCGTGA
- a CDS encoding SDR family oxidoreductase, whose amino-acid sequence MNVAFQGKRVLVTGAAHGFGRAIAVAFAERGATVHAVDVIEDELQETVRLCREAGGRCTAALLDVRDKGAVEQFVASVASATGAIDILVNNAGGVLGQVGRPLEEVSAAAWQEIFDVNVSGAFYCSQAVAPGMKAAHAGRIINISSGAGLGISLTGIQAYAAAKAAQIGLTRQLAHELGLYGITVNNIAPGFVRSNATTEAQWQSYGEAGQQALLDRIALKTLGTVDDIAWGVLFFASEYAGWITGQVLSIDGGK is encoded by the coding sequence GTGAACGTGGCATTTCAGGGGAAGCGCGTCCTGGTGACCGGCGCCGCACACGGTTTCGGACGGGCGATTGCGGTCGCGTTCGCCGAGCGCGGCGCAACCGTGCACGCCGTTGACGTGATTGAAGACGAACTGCAGGAGACGGTACGGCTCTGCCGTGAGGCCGGAGGTCGCTGCACCGCGGCGCTCCTCGATGTGCGCGACAAGGGCGCGGTGGAGCAGTTCGTCGCGAGCGTGGCGTCGGCGACTGGCGCCATCGACATCCTTGTGAACAACGCCGGCGGTGTTCTGGGCCAGGTGGGGCGCCCCCTCGAGGAGGTCAGCGCGGCAGCGTGGCAGGAGATATTTGACGTGAACGTGAGCGGCGCCTTCTACTGCTCGCAGGCGGTGGCCCCAGGAATGAAGGCCGCCCACGCCGGGCGCATCATCAACATTTCGAGTGGCGCCGGCCTCGGCATTTCGCTCACCGGCATCCAGGCCTATGCCGCGGCGAAGGCGGCGCAGATCGGTCTCACCCGGCAGCTGGCCCACGAACTCGGGCTCTACGGCATCACCGTCAATAACATCGCCCCCGGCTTCGTCCGTTCCAACGCCACTACCGAGGCGCAGTGGCAATCGTATGGCGAAGCGGGGCAGCAAGCCCTCCTCGATCGGATCGCGCTCAAGACCCTCGGCACCGTGGATGACATCGCCTGGGGCGTGCTCTTCTTCGCCTCGGAGTATGCCGGGTGGATTACCGGGCAGGTCCTCTCCATCGACGGCGGCAAGTAA
- a CDS encoding dipeptidase: protein MALDPVLALLTSRHAAILDELIEFASIPSVSTDPAHRADVHRAAAFVASRLSAAGPLSVRTYESDGNPLVYAEWLGAPGKLTVLVYGHYDVQPPEPLEKWTSPPFVPTLREGRLYARGISDDKGPMLIPIKVAEAFFAAEGRLPINVKFLIEGEEEIGSPNIEHFIAEHRDLLAADVVLSADGAMWRINEPSLTVANRGMAGVELTLTAAGKDLHSGRHGGSVANPLHAMAQLIATLHHADGSVAVAGFYDRVQELSTAERADIAALPFDEAAYLAQVGAPAAVGEAGYSTLERQWTRPTLELNGMWGGYQGPGSKTVIPCEAHAKITCRLVPDQDPHEIVALVTRHLEANVPPGTRLVVNPGNHGTPAAHIAPGHFALKAAGEALRAVYGVDPLIVRMGGTVPVAELFQRLMGLECVYFSFSTADEDYHAPNEFFRVHRLHEGLEAWARYWHILGEVTR, encoded by the coding sequence ATGGCGCTCGACCCGGTACTCGCGCTGCTCACCTCGCGGCACGCGGCGATTCTCGACGAGTTGATCGAGTTTGCCTCGATCCCGAGCGTGAGCACCGATCCCGCACACCGTGCCGATGTGCATCGCGCCGCGGCGTTCGTTGCCTCGCGCCTCAGTGCGGCGGGGCCGCTCTCGGTGCGGACGTACGAATCGGACGGCAACCCGCTGGTCTATGCCGAATGGCTTGGAGCACCCGGCAAGCTGACGGTGCTGGTGTACGGACATTACGATGTCCAGCCGCCCGAGCCGCTGGAGAAGTGGACCTCCCCGCCGTTCGTGCCGACCCTGCGCGAGGGTCGCCTCTACGCCCGCGGCATTTCCGACGACAAGGGGCCGATGCTGATCCCGATCAAGGTCGCGGAGGCCTTTTTCGCCGCGGAAGGGCGGTTGCCAATCAACGTGAAGTTCCTGATTGAAGGGGAAGAGGAGATCGGCTCTCCCAACATCGAGCACTTCATCGCCGAGCATCGCGATCTGCTCGCGGCCGATGTCGTCCTCTCGGCCGACGGGGCGATGTGGCGAATCAACGAGCCCTCGCTCACGGTCGCGAATCGCGGCATGGCCGGTGTGGAGCTGACACTGACAGCCGCAGGCAAGGATCTGCATTCGGGGCGGCACGGCGGCAGCGTCGCCAATCCGTTGCATGCGATGGCGCAGCTGATTGCCACGTTGCATCACGCCGATGGCAGCGTGGCCGTGGCAGGTTTCTACGACCGGGTGCAGGAACTGAGTACCGCGGAACGGGCCGACATCGCGGCGTTGCCATTCGATGAGGCCGCGTATCTCGCGCAGGTCGGCGCGCCGGCAGCAGTGGGCGAGGCTGGCTACAGTACACTCGAACGCCAATGGACGCGCCCGACCCTCGAGCTCAACGGAATGTGGGGCGGCTACCAGGGGCCGGGATCGAAGACGGTGATTCCCTGCGAGGCGCACGCGAAGATCACCTGCCGGCTTGTTCCGGACCAGGATCCCCACGAGATCGTGGCACTGGTCACCAGACATCTCGAGGCCAACGTGCCGCCGGGAACCCGCCTCGTCGTGAATCCGGGGAATCACGGTACTCCCGCCGCCCATATCGCCCCCGGACATTTCGCCCTCAAGGCCGCCGGCGAGGCACTGCGCGCGGTCTACGGTGTCGATCCGCTGATTGTCCGGATGGGAGGCACCGTCCCGGTGGCCGAGCTCTTCCAGCGACTGATGGGTCTCGAATGCGTCTACTTCTCCTTCTCCACAGCCGATGAAGACTACCACGCGCCCAACGAATTCTTCCGGGTGCATCGGTTGCACGAAGGGCTCGAAGCGTGGGCCCGGTACTGGCACATCCTTGGCGAGGTGACGCGATGA
- a CDS encoding APC family permease, with product MSDGENSATSALAQAEARVEAHSATLKKELGVRDLALTQILFIIGLTWIGVAGTLGPSHVVMWLLAMVFFYLPMAAVVIYLNQLMPLEGGLYQWAKLGFNPTVGFLLAWNLWLYVIVYTSEIGLQCATYLSYALGPGAAWMTSSNWFVALSSAVILTLMAVAAIIGLSVGKWVHNTGGIFMLIIFGILILLPFLGLATGTLREFHPFRTTLPKWSLLNLNLLGKMGFGALGGFEYVAILAGETRAPARSVRKSVLIAAPLIALMFILGTATVVAYVPTEQIDLIGPMPQVLRAGFGPFGIAGPLVTIAILMTLAMRVAQVSVSFTAVTRLPMVAGWDRLLPAWFSRLHERHRTPINSVILVAVCSFALSLVSLIGVGRAEAFQLLFNAGGIFYALAYLVMFAIPIIGLRGVTPRPPRWLQVASWSGLLMTLLYVVLSVFPIIKVASVATFAFKVGSMILVMNLVGVGILVAARRRSTRSPQGE from the coding sequence ATGAGCGACGGTGAGAATTCGGCGACCTCTGCACTCGCCCAGGCCGAGGCACGAGTCGAGGCGCACAGCGCGACACTGAAGAAGGAACTTGGCGTCCGCGACCTCGCACTCACCCAGATCCTCTTCATCATCGGCCTCACCTGGATCGGCGTCGCCGGCACGCTGGGGCCTTCGCACGTGGTGATGTGGCTACTGGCGATGGTCTTCTTCTATCTGCCCATGGCCGCCGTGGTGATCTACCTCAACCAGCTGATGCCGCTCGAGGGTGGCCTCTATCAGTGGGCCAAACTCGGCTTCAATCCCACGGTCGGCTTCCTGCTGGCGTGGAATCTCTGGCTCTATGTCATTGTGTACACCTCGGAGATCGGGCTCCAGTGCGCGACCTATCTGTCGTACGCGCTCGGGCCAGGCGCGGCGTGGATGACGTCGAGCAACTGGTTCGTGGCGCTCTCCTCTGCCGTCATTCTGACCCTGATGGCCGTGGCCGCCATCATCGGGCTCTCGGTCGGAAAATGGGTACACAACACCGGCGGCATCTTCATGCTGATCATCTTCGGCATCCTGATCCTGCTGCCCTTTCTCGGGCTTGCCACGGGCACGTTGCGGGAGTTCCACCCCTTCCGCACCACGCTGCCGAAGTGGTCGCTGCTGAATCTCAATCTGCTCGGGAAGATGGGCTTCGGTGCACTTGGCGGTTTCGAGTATGTGGCGATCCTCGCGGGTGAGACGCGAGCGCCGGCGAGGTCGGTCCGGAAATCGGTGCTGATCGCCGCCCCGCTGATCGCGCTGATGTTCATTCTCGGCACCGCCACGGTGGTGGCCTATGTCCCGACCGAGCAGATCGACCTCATCGGCCCGATGCCCCAGGTGCTTCGTGCCGGGTTCGGCCCGTTCGGCATCGCCGGTCCGCTGGTGACGATCGCGATCCTGATGACGCTGGCGATGCGGGTGGCCCAGGTGAGTGTCAGCTTCACCGCGGTGACGCGCCTGCCGATGGTGGCCGGGTGGGACCGGCTGCTGCCGGCGTGGTTCTCGCGCCTGCACGAACGCCACCGGACGCCGATCAACTCGGTCATCCTCGTGGCGGTCTGTTCCTTCGCGCTCTCGCTCGTGAGCCTCATCGGCGTGGGGCGGGCCGAAGCGTTTCAGCTCCTGTTCAACGCCGGCGGCATCTTCTACGCGCTGGCGTATCTGGTGATGTTCGCAATCCCGATCATCGGGCTACGGGGAGTGACACCCAGGCCGCCGCGCTGGTTGCAGGTGGCGTCCTGGTCGGGGCTGCTGATGACGTTGCTGTACGTCGTGCTGTCGGTCTTTCCGATCATCAAGGTGGCGAGTGTTGCCACCTTCGCCTTCAAGGTCGGCAGCATGATTCTGGTGATGAATCTGGTTGGCGTCGGAATCCTGGTCGCCGCACGTCGGCGATCGACACGTTCTCCGCAGGGGGAGTAG
- a CDS encoding CocE/NonD family hydrolase, with the protein MSQFTGWFLGYRRSLTAALVLVAGTSGFAALQRPPRAALAGDWDVYIALSATPKFGFEGWRRMGFAHFAGTDSGNVGFLRRRTGQPMLTVSKVSVAGDSVVLTQDDRLVMRAAWHGDTLAGLQYTNGTVQDRRYRLVRRATPAVVETTYQVWKMPASDSQYTTVVDTTKLMPTRDGATLETYIVRPVGPGPFGVVMQRSPYRASNPAAGRWWASHGYIYVGQLVRGRGKSSGDVADFGDYSSDIKDGYDAVEWAAKLPGANGKVGMIGHSDEGRLVWFAAVAAPPSLAAIAPSAATSDPWRIVPYSSMAFGPINVDWTCLMKDRNMATNTAELDIGEAITHLPLSYLPERLGCGHLPLWERWISHNTLDDYWRQHAATTFIDKVKAPALSLAGWHDDARGPLDYTDALLKVNNHPAWHLVMGVHAHKGVDYVAGDFGPQARYEYRDLQLRWFDHYLLGRDNGVDKLPPVDIFVQGDNTWRQEREWPLARAKATNWYLSSGGNARTSNGNGVLDTLPPKGAAADSYSYDPGNPTPYLIDSRELEESLNEDYTVLNATRQDALVFTSAPLKRPIEITGEMSASLWASSDAKDTDWAIMLLDVFPDGHAERVQDGLTRARFRKGMDKVVPLVPGSVERYDVDLWFTSKVFAPGHRLRVSVTSALFPKYDRNLNTGGNNERDSTFVTAHQRILHDAAHPSHLILPVVPR; encoded by the coding sequence ATGTCGCAATTCACGGGGTGGTTTCTCGGCTACCGTCGATCGCTCACGGCCGCACTGGTCCTGGTGGCGGGCACCAGCGGGTTCGCCGCACTGCAGCGGCCACCCAGGGCAGCGCTCGCGGGAGACTGGGATGTCTACATCGCGCTGAGTGCCACGCCGAAATTCGGCTTCGAGGGATGGCGCCGGATGGGGTTCGCTCACTTTGCCGGCACGGATTCCGGGAATGTCGGCTTCCTCCGGCGCCGCACTGGCCAGCCGATGCTCACCGTCAGCAAGGTGTCCGTCGCGGGTGATTCGGTGGTGCTGACGCAGGATGATCGGCTGGTGATGCGCGCCGCCTGGCACGGCGACACGCTCGCCGGACTCCAGTACACCAACGGCACAGTCCAGGATCGTCGTTACCGGCTGGTGCGTCGGGCCACACCGGCCGTGGTCGAGACGACCTATCAGGTCTGGAAGATGCCTGCCTCCGATTCGCAATACACCACCGTGGTGGACACCACCAAGCTGATGCCGACGCGCGATGGCGCCACACTCGAGACCTACATTGTGCGGCCGGTGGGTCCCGGACCCTTCGGGGTCGTGATGCAGCGTTCGCCCTACCGCGCCAGCAACCCGGCCGCCGGCCGCTGGTGGGCGTCGCACGGCTACATCTACGTCGGGCAGCTGGTGCGGGGTCGCGGCAAGTCGAGCGGAGATGTCGCCGATTTCGGTGATTACAGCAGCGACATCAAGGATGGCTACGATGCGGTCGAGTGGGCCGCGAAGCTTCCAGGAGCCAACGGCAAGGTCGGGATGATTGGCCATTCCGATGAGGGGCGGCTGGTCTGGTTCGCCGCGGTGGCGGCGCCGCCGAGTCTCGCCGCGATTGCGCCCTCGGCCGCGACCAGCGATCCGTGGCGGATCGTGCCGTATTCGTCGATGGCGTTCGGTCCGATCAATGTCGACTGGACCTGCCTGATGAAGGATCGCAATATGGCGACCAATACGGCCGAGCTCGATATCGGCGAGGCGATCACGCATCTGCCATTGTCATATCTTCCCGAGCGGCTGGGCTGCGGCCATTTGCCGCTGTGGGAACGGTGGATCTCCCACAACACGCTCGACGATTACTGGCGCCAGCACGCGGCCACCACCTTCATCGACAAGGTCAAGGCTCCGGCGCTGTCGCTGGCCGGCTGGCACGACGATGCGCGCGGCCCGCTCGACTACACCGATGCACTCCTGAAGGTGAACAATCACCCGGCCTGGCACCTGGTGATGGGTGTCCACGCGCACAAGGGTGTCGACTACGTGGCGGGAGATTTCGGACCGCAGGCGCGATACGAATACCGTGACCTCCAGCTGCGCTGGTTCGATCACTACCTGCTTGGCCGCGACAACGGCGTCGACAAGCTGCCACCGGTCGACATCTTCGTACAGGGCGACAATACCTGGCGCCAGGAAAGGGAATGGCCGCTCGCACGCGCGAAGGCCACCAACTGGTACCTGTCGTCGGGCGGGAATGCCCGCACCAGCAACGGGAACGGTGTCCTCGACACCCTGCCACCCAAGGGCGCGGCCGCCGACAGCTACAGCTACGACCCGGGGAATCCCACGCCGTACCTGATCGACTCGCGCGAGCTGGAAGAGTCGCTCAATGAGGACTACACCGTCCTCAACGCCACCCGGCAGGATGCCCTGGTGTTCACCTCCGCGCCCCTCAAGCGGCCGATCGAGATCACCGGTGAAATGTCGGCGTCGCTCTGGGCGTCGAGCGATGCCAAGGACACCGACTGGGCGATCATGCTGCTCGATGTCTTTCCTGATGGGCACGCCGAGCGGGTGCAGGACGGCCTGACGCGGGCGCGGTTCCGGAAGGGGATGGACAAGGTGGTGCCGCTGGTGCCGGGAAGTGTGGAGCGCTACGACGTCGACCTCTGGTTCACCTCCAAGGTCTTCGCGCCGGGCCACAGGCTGCGGGTGAGCGTCACATCGGCGCTCTTCCCCAAGTACGATCGCAACCTGAACACCGGCGGCAACAACGAGCGCGACTCGACTTTCGTGACGGCGCACCAGCGGATCCTGCACGATGCGGCGCATCCGTCACACCTCATCCTGCCGGTGGTGCCACGGTAG
- a CDS encoding amidohydrolase family protein, with translation MPARLLLLLASLPATASAQQLTAFTHVRLIDGRGGAPIADATVVVRGDRITAAGAASQVSTPAGARVIDGRGMSLMPGLADMHTHLSGGWDGETADWLGGRVTMNALLYNGITSAFDPGDVTSYVRQLREEVRAGRLAGPRIFFTGPVLDGATPQWPDISQPLTTPEQASFFVRQMKSAGAVFIKAYGGLTTEMVKVLVDAAARDSMRVIADVGQRNGSLAVAQTGIAIYAHTGTSAMTDEAIRYMADHHTATITTLAVYESLSRRRFKEMSFLQQPLIKDVMSPTYMSQVTAWGLKPPTAQESRLMAFYSTALTTAARNVKRMLDAGILVVAGTDAPWPGQYYGEGLHRELELLVEAGLTPLEVITLATRNAARLVNAESEWGTVEPGKVADLLLVRGDPSTQIGDSRNIVQLMQGGKLIDRASLRYDPKRDPDYHPVDLRPH, from the coding sequence ATGCCCGCCCGATTGCTGCTGCTCCTCGCCTCCCTCCCGGCCACAGCATCCGCGCAACAACTCACCGCCTTCACCCACGTCCGGCTCATCGACGGTCGCGGGGGTGCTCCGATTGCCGACGCGACCGTGGTGGTGCGTGGCGACCGCATCACCGCCGCCGGCGCGGCTTCACAAGTCAGCACACCCGCCGGCGCACGCGTCATCGACGGCCGCGGCATGTCGCTGATGCCTGGCCTCGCCGATATGCACACCCACCTCTCCGGCGGCTGGGACGGCGAGACCGCCGACTGGCTCGGCGGGCGCGTCACCATGAATGCCCTGCTCTACAATGGCATCACCTCGGCGTTCGACCCGGGCGACGTGACCTCGTACGTGCGCCAGCTGCGCGAGGAGGTTCGCGCCGGGCGCCTCGCCGGCCCGCGCATCTTCTTCACCGGCCCGGTGCTTGATGGCGCCACGCCGCAGTGGCCCGACATCTCGCAACCGCTCACCACACCGGAACAGGCGTCGTTCTTCGTGCGCCAGATGAAGAGCGCCGGCGCCGTCTTCATCAAGGCCTACGGCGGCCTCACCACCGAGATGGTGAAAGTGCTCGTCGATGCCGCCGCGCGCGATTCGATGCGCGTCATCGCCGACGTCGGCCAGCGCAACGGCTCGCTCGCGGTAGCGCAAACCGGCATCGCGATCTACGCGCACACCGGCACCAGCGCGATGACCGACGAGGCGATCCGCTACATGGCGGATCACCACACCGCGACGATCACCACCCTCGCCGTCTACGAGAGCCTCTCGCGTCGCCGCTTCAAGGAGATGTCTTTCCTGCAGCAGCCGCTGATCAAGGACGTGATGAGCCCGACCTACATGTCGCAGGTCACCGCGTGGGGCCTCAAGCCGCCAACGGCGCAGGAATCACGGCTGATGGCCTTCTATAGCACGGCGTTGACGACGGCCGCCCGCAATGTGAAGCGGATGCTTGATGCCGGCATTCTCGTCGTCGCCGGCACCGATGCTCCGTGGCCCGGCCAGTACTATGGCGAGGGGCTCCACCGCGAACTCGAGTTGCTGGTCGAGGCTGGCCTCACACCACTCGAGGTGATCACTCTTGCCACCCGTAACGCCGCGCGACTGGTGAATGCCGAATCGGAATGGGGCACAGTGGAGCCAGGCAAGGTCGCCGACCTGCTGCTGGTGCGTGGTGATCCGTCGACGCAGATCGGCGACTCGCGCAACATCGTCCAGCTGATGCAGGGCGGGAAACTCATCGATCGCGCCTCGCTCCGCTACGACCCGAAGCGCGACCCCGACTACCACCCGGTGGATCTCCGGCCGCACTGA
- a CDS encoding CPXCG motif-containing cysteine-rich protein yields MRDENEGIDDDDTDEPEGAPADTEALIRCPYCAEEIEITLDPSGGAVQEYVEDCEICCRPWHLHVTFDLDGTAEVQVEAAS; encoded by the coding sequence ATGCGGGATGAGAATGAAGGAATTGATGATGACGACACGGACGAACCCGAAGGCGCTCCGGCAGACACCGAGGCGCTGATCCGCTGCCCGTACTGTGCCGAGGAGATCGAGATCACCCTCGACCCGAGCGGCGGCGCCGTGCAGGAGTATGTCGAGGATTGCGAGATCTGCTGTCGTCCGTGGCACCTCCATGTCACCTTCGATCTCGACGGCACGGCGGAGGTACAGGTCGAGGCCGCGAGCTGA
- a CDS encoding alpha/beta hydrolase encodes MAVRSGALRLAALLLTLAGCSKPAAPPVEAAPAAAPAAPIPYGANAAASGTFVHDGVTFYYESYGSGTPLLLVHGNGGSIGTMAAQIAHFSKSYRVVAMDSRDQGRSTDSDGPITYEKMTDDLAALIDHLKLDSVNVLGWSDGGIEALLLGVRHPEKVRKLVAMAANLNPSSQAIYPETDALVKTMLAGMTDSVKNTPQGKRDFKVTSTMLKEPHIAPTLLGQIKAPTLVLGGDHDLITLEHLVLMFNHIPNAQLAIFPNSTHMVPFDDPAMFNATVDRFFSTPFVKLDRIPATMASFEKLLGGLAH; translated from the coding sequence ATGGCCGTTCGTTCTGGGGCACTTCGCCTCGCCGCCCTCTTGCTCACGCTGGCGGGGTGCTCCAAGCCCGCAGCACCGCCGGTCGAAGCAGCTCCGGCGGCCGCCCCGGCCGCGCCCATTCCTTACGGCGCCAACGCCGCCGCCAGCGGCACTTTCGTTCACGACGGCGTCACCTTCTACTACGAGAGCTACGGCAGCGGCACGCCGCTGCTGCTGGTACACGGCAATGGCGGCTCCATCGGCACGATGGCCGCCCAGATCGCGCATTTCAGCAAGAGCTATCGCGTGGTCGCCATGGATTCGCGCGACCAGGGGCGCTCGACTGACAGCGACGGGCCGATCACCTACGAGAAGATGACCGACGACCTCGCTGCCCTGATCGATCACCTCAAGCTCGATTCGGTGAATGTGCTCGGCTGGAGCGATGGCGGCATTGAGGCGCTCCTCCTCGGCGTGCGCCATCCGGAGAAGGTGCGCAAGCTGGTCGCGATGGCCGCCAACCTGAATCCGTCGTCGCAGGCGATCTATCCCGAGACCGATGCCCTGGTAAAGACGATGCTTGCGGGAATGACCGACAGCGTGAAGAACACGCCGCAGGGCAAGCGCGACTTCAAGGTGACCAGCACGATGCTGAAGGAGCCGCACATCGCCCCGACCCTGCTGGGGCAGATCAAGGCGCCCACACTGGTCCTCGGCGGCGATCACGATCTCATCACGCTCGAGCATCTGGTGCTGATGTTCAACCACATTCCGAATGCCCAACTCGCGATCTTCCCGAACAGCACGCATATGGTGCCGTTCGATGACCCGGCGATGTTCAACGCCACGGTCGATCGCTTCTTCTCGACACCGTTCGTGAAGCTCGATCGGATCCCCGCCACGATGGCCTCGTTCGAGAAGCTGCTCGGCGGGCTGGCACACTGA
- a CDS encoding serine hydrolase domain-containing protein: protein MLHPRLVVAASLALLGTLGTRASGQQLTPLERARIDSAAAAVLAGTGAPSASVAVVRGGVMVYQQAYGEGRVGTPATTSMRYAIGSVSKQFTATALLMLAEEGKLSLDDKVSRWFPKLTGANEISLRQLLSMTSGYQDYWPQDYVFTAMQGPTTAAAIMGKWASQPLDFAPGTQWQYSNTNYIIAAAVVEKVAGVPFIDFLRQRIFTKLGMASVRDFDAGPLGADDAGAFLRNGLGPLRAAPKEAAHWLFGAGQLAMTARDLATWDIGMIKRSLLKPASYAAQQRTTLLANGVSSGYGLGINVGMAGARKRLSHGGAVSGYTTTNLVYPDDAAAIVVFTNIYPGGAGASSQIAGRIANIIFATVDTTDAAARNIALGVYHGLMRGTIDRALLTENLNAYFSAPVLADYGASLGPLGEPAEFASGGGQELRGGLIIRGYRIRAGNMTINVTMMTRPDGKIEQFLVERAG, encoded by the coding sequence ATGCTTCATCCACGTTTGGTCGTAGCAGCATCACTCGCCCTGCTCGGCACGCTGGGGACCAGGGCTTCCGGACAACAACTCACCCCGCTCGAACGCGCCCGGATCGATAGCGCGGCAGCAGCCGTGCTCGCCGGCACCGGCGCACCGAGTGCGTCGGTCGCGGTGGTTCGTGGCGGCGTGATGGTGTACCAGCAGGCCTACGGCGAGGGCCGCGTCGGCACCCCAGCCACCACCTCGATGCGCTACGCCATCGGTTCGGTGAGCAAGCAGTTCACCGCGACGGCGCTGCTGATGCTGGCCGAGGAGGGCAAGCTCTCCCTCGACGACAAGGTGTCGCGCTGGTTCCCGAAGCTGACCGGCGCGAACGAGATCTCGCTGCGCCAGCTGCTCTCGATGACCTCGGGCTATCAGGACTACTGGCCGCAGGACTACGTCTTCACGGCGATGCAGGGTCCGACGACGGCCGCAGCAATCATGGGAAAGTGGGCGTCGCAGCCGCTCGACTTTGCACCTGGCACGCAGTGGCAGTACAGCAACACCAACTACATCATCGCCGCGGCGGTCGTCGAGAAGGTCGCTGGCGTGCCGTTCATCGATTTCCTGCGGCAGCGCATCTTTACGAAACTCGGTATGGCCTCCGTGCGTGACTTCGATGCCGGTCCGCTCGGCGCCGATGACGCCGGTGCTTTCCTGCGCAACGGCCTCGGCCCCCTGCGCGCCGCACCCAAGGAAGCGGCGCACTGGCTCTTCGGCGCCGGGCAGCTCGCGATGACTGCGCGCGACCTGGCTACCTGGGACATCGGGATGATCAAGCGCTCACTGCTGAAGCCGGCATCGTACGCCGCCCAGCAGCGCACGACCCTGCTCGCCAACGGTGTTTCGAGCGGCTATGGCCTCGGCATCAATGTCGGCATGGCCGGCGCCCGCAAGCGGCTCTCGCACGGCGGCGCGGTGTCGGGATACACCACCACCAACCTGGTCTATCCCGATGATGCCGCGGCGATCGTGGTCTTCACCAACATCTACCCTGGTGGTGCCGGTGCGTCGTCGCAGATCGCGGGGCGCATCGCGAACATCATCTTCGCAACGGTGGACACGACCGACGCTGCGGCTCGCAACATCGCCCTCGGCGTCTACCACGGCCTGATGCGCGGTACGATCGATCGCGCGCTGCTGACCGAGAACCTCAATGCCTATTTCTCTGCCCCAGTGCTCGCCGACTATGGCGCGAGCCTTGGCCCCCTCGGCGAGCCGGCCGAGTTTGCCAGCGGGGGCGGCCAGGAACTGCGTGGCGGGCTGATCATTCGCGGGTACCGGATTCGCGCGGGCAACATGACGATCAATGTCACGATGATGACTCGCCCCGATGGCAAGATCGAACAATTCCTCGTGGAACGGGCAGGGTAA